taaaaaaagtagTAAAAAAAGAAGGAAACACTCTATTTTGTTGACTGCACAACTGTCAACTACAGCTGTGTTTGGATTTGGACATTGTTGAGGTTAGTTGCTCAAAAGTCaaaacaattttgaattttgttgttttcattttcagtttcgCAAACGCGAACTACAATGTATTTTGGCTAAAAAGAAGCGCTTAAATATTCTCAAATCTGTTCATTCTAATAATGAATTCTCACTTTTATAAGAACTGATGGATTATTGTTATTTATTATGAGATAGAATTATTTATTATGAGTTACTTGGTTAACTTCTAGAAAGATAGAATGAGAAGTATTGGTTTACTGCTACTCATTAACGAGTTTATCTTTATAAAAGGTAAAGATagttttgaaattcttcatgGACTATGTAAATGAACTGGGGTCTGATCTTTTTAAGCAGGCGATACAGACATAAGGTTTTCATTTGTAATATTAAGCCAAGAAAATGATTACCACTTTGGAGTTGCTAAAAACTTGAAAGCTCAAATTTGTGATCAAGCTTTAGTTTTGAAAGAAGTAGGTATATTGAACCAATTTGATCCGAAAGTTTTATTATATGGTTTTCAGGAATGCCCGCCTATTTATTTTTCACATGTAGATTTTCCACATGTAGGGGACTGGACTCTTGTTCCGATTCTCAATAAAATATATGATGTTGCTAGGAATTCCTCTTGGTTAATCATTTTGGAGGAGAGAAGTATGATAAGACTAGATGGCTTAAAAAAGCTTCTTGGGAACTTTGAcgaaaaaaaagtgatacatccctctttgaagtatttttcagTATTTAAGGGAGCGTTTTTCAGGAATTATGGATTGGTCATGCCTTAGAAGACGAGAATCCCACTATAATACATCATTTTCTTGAAAGAAAATTCAAGTATCCTCATATGGGAGCAGGTGTTGCCATTAGTGTGGCCTTACTGAAAAGGTATATTTGCTAGTCTTgattttgagattttgtttACCTTTCATTTCCAAGATAAAACAAATTTCTCCAATAAATTTCTTAAGAGCCTCTGTCTACACTCTACACTGTATAGTTCTACAGCTTCAAGCACAAAGTATTTTATTCGCTTCTCAGCACAATATTTCCAGGGAAttcaatatttctgaaaggTACCTTCTGAAAATTGGCGAATATCTAAATCTCTTTCTGTTTCTCTTCGATTTCTGGAATTGGTCGGGCATGATTGGAATTAATTTTTGGAAATTACTGATCATCATTGTAGAAGTTTTCCCAATGTGTTACTTGACTTTGACATGAAAAATTTGATATGTATTGAAGAGCTATACTGAGGGTACCTTCCGAAAATGGGCATATTCTTATGAATATCTTAAtctctttctgttttttttttttttcgatttttggaATTCATTGGGTGGTTGGAATTAATTTATGGAAATTACTGATCATCGTTGTAGAACTTTATTCCATTGTGTTACTTGACTTTGACATtaaaaaatttgatatgaatTGAGCAGCCGTACttaaaaaaatgattgaaactattgatcaaaaatatttttcattttttgatgTCTTACAAGGCttcatttgagaaaaaatatttctcctggcAGTCCTGGCGAGTTTTCCCTAATTAGGATAGAAAAATGAATATACAAGTTGTTATAAGAATATTATTCCCATATATggggtggtttcgaaggtatcTAATTCTTTTTTGACAGAATATAGAACGcctaaaaatcataatttcagCAAAAATCGCCTTtattacaaaacattcaaaatgaatgttgATATCATCCCCTAAAATCCAATGCGATTTTATTCACAAGGCTTTAATGGCGGCGAATTTTTCGACAATTACAAAATTTATACTTTCATTACTCTCATAAGTATCGGAATTACTATTTCTTTAGTAATAATTCTAATACTTTATGCtttattgaaataaaagaaACCCAATTCTGAAGGAATATAAATAGGAGTcgccaatcttgtttgtagctaTTCCGaatatttggctgataagctttacgaagACAGTAGGTACTTGAATCCTTCGTATAgggtgattcatcaagggtggcgatgGACGTATTTCGAAATTCGTATGTAATTCTTATAACGAAGTCAGTTtgaaaaagtgttttcaactattttcaagttcataattttttctttaatatGGCCACCTCAGTACATCATATATTCAACTTATTTGATGTAAATTGAaggtatagtatagtatagtcaGAACACTTTTATCGAATCGGTAttggatttgttgatgttgtgaTACGCGGTTTAACCCGCCGTCCCGCCCAGAGCTGTTCTTGTGCCTGATGACAGAGTCTCATCGGGCCCTTATATACCCATACCAATTCAACAGATAATAGAGGAAAAGTTTTATTTCATCCTTTCAAGTTGTTATGAGAAAAACTTTCTAATTCCTTGTCAATACTTTGTTTCATCTACAAATGGCAAGGGAAGgggtttaaaaaaaaacttttcttgatgCATGAGAAGAACTTCCTAATTACTTCTGAATACTTTGTTTCATCTACAAATGGTAGGAAAAGGCATTAAAAAAAGTACTTTTCTCTTGATATTGAACTCAAATTAACCCTAATTCTGCGAATTAATGATaacaaatttttattcattatttttattacataGGTAAATTATAGAttttaagctgcattcacaatcaattcgcgggccgaagtgcacttcggcacgaaatttaccattcgcaataatcttggtaccaaatactcaaatgaatcaaaaatgtaactgatcaaaacataagcatcagcatcatccatagccggcacgaaattccttgccgaagtgatagtttgcaacttgcaagaaattttgtcttgaatttcattgtgaatggtaacagagaacgccatctgctaagcttccgtgccgaagtgcacttcggcccgtgaattgattgtgaatgtagctttattCTTTAATATCGGCCATTGATTATGTTTTCCTTTATTCCTTCCAGGTTGTCTGACAAAATCTCTTTAGCCAGTAAATTGACAGACTTCAATATAGATAAATCATTTGAACTAGCTTTGTTCATCTGGAATGAATTAAACAAAACTTCACTGATTCACAATGATGCATTTTGCACAAGCGAAAAAGAATTTTGTGTCTCGTTTCCTAGGAAATTTGCGACTTGTGTGAGTTGAATGGAATTCTGCTACTTAAATTTGAGgtttataaaaaatttcttgaaaatttcagaaagaaCCTATTCCTCTAGACTCAATTTATTTTATTGTCAAAACTTGtttgaaatttcattctgaTAGAGTTCCTGTAGTTTTAAGTACATGGGCCAAATATACAAAAAGGCTGGATTTCATCAGTGATTATGAAGGTAAATATGGTTTTAAATACAAGCTCCCTCCACTATTTAACACAAATATATAACTCAAATGAAAGTGAAGTAAAAGCAGTGTGCAATAATTTTggacaaatttgaattttgttaaCAGAATACCCCACATATATGCTCCAGAAGCGTATTTTCGTGTTGTTCGGAACGATCCCAGTGCCTCGTGTATGGAATGCTTCCGTTCCTAGGTCTCCCAGCGCTTCCATTCGTGTATATTTATCACCTTATGACATTCCTGATGAGATATTCAGCATTCCTAGACTTTCTGACCACCATTCATGTTGTAACATTCATGTTGTAACATCCCCCGAATACGTTCCTGCCAACGCTTGCAAACATCGCGATATCTCTCGGCTTCTCTGTACGCTGCTGAAACATTCTCGAAAAGGGACGTATCGATATAAAAGATACGCGCGGTGGACACCAAGCAGAATCAGTCGAGTGAACAGTGAATCCCGAAGAGTTACAAAGTGCAAAGAAGTGATAGTAAATTCGTGACTGTGTAAATAAATCAGAGTTAGTCCTTGTACATAAATTAGTGTAGTACTAGTGTAAATAAATTGGACGATTTGATTTACCCAGAGAACAATATAATACTCGTGGTTGTCGAAGATTCTACCACTCGGGTTTGAACTATCCAAATTTTTAATGTTCTGCCGGAATATTTGACTGATGAATTTCTTTAGATGATTTTTTCAGGTTAGGATAACCCATTAGGCAGTATTCGTTAATCTAGCCATCTCTATAGTTTGGGAACGTCCTGAGCCGCACCTAAAATTTGGCTTATATGATCAATGTAATTCTTATCTATCCTCCGTCATCATTTGATATTTTTCTCTTTCAATGAGAAATTGGTTTGAACGAATACCATTTTCAGATAGTTCGATTCCAACTGTTTCACTTGGAATTCCAAATACTGAAGGTGGTCATTGTGGGAAAACCATGGCTATAATGAAATATCTTAATGATAAGTTGGAGAACGATTATTCAATCAGATGGATTGTCATCACAGATGATGACACGATTTTAAGGTAAAGTAACTCAAAGGAATACAATTTTTCCAACTGAATATTACTCTTTCAGTGTTCAACGAATTACTGAATTGCTTTCGTGTTATGATCCTAATGATGACGTGGCAGTTGGAGAAAGATACGGATATGGTTTGTACAATTCTCTCGGTTTCAACTATATAACAGGGGGTGGAGGAATGGTTTTTAGCAGAACTTTATTGAAAAAGTTATCAGCTAGTTGTAAGTGCCCATCAATATCAGCACCTGATGATATGATTCTGGGTCATTGCTTGGCAGATTTAGGTGTTAAAATTACTCATTCACATTTGTTCCATCAGGTGAGTCGAAAGTATGCATTttacatccagtttcataatcaaagtTAAGGTCACTTTAAGCTCAGAGCTTCCTCCTAGTGTCaattttagtagggttaaaggaagcttcaaaattgaagcgactttaggtttgattatgaagccggctgttagttattattataaatGTCAAAAAAGTCCTTTTGTTTGTTAGTTTGTTTTTTTACTTTACTCGGTAACCAGATGTCCGATTTTGATGGGAAATTCACTATAGTGTAGAGAATTTATTCGAGTAATTTTCCgtgcgaaattcatttccatATAATGAAGAGATGGATGCAAAAGTAGATTCTTCAAAAACAACTCGTGATTGAAGCCGATAGTTTCAGGCTTTTATGGCTGATGCCGGAAAGAATATAAGGGATAGAGGAAATTGATCAGGTAGAACTTCGTAGAGCTCAAAAAGTTCTATAAGAAAGTCTGTGATTGCATATGTCTAACATTCAAGGTGTAGTAgaggaatgaataaaataaagatTTCACCTGGTGGAGTCTGCGGGTGTAAAAAAGGATTCTTCCGCTACAAATTCCTTGAAATTGAGGTTTTATAACGGGTGGGCCTCCTTTAGCTCTCCGTAGTGCTATTACCTTATTCGGCATTATCAATGAGATTATAAAAGTATAGTGCTTTTTGAAGCGACCGTCTAAGCATTCGCGAGCTGCTGTAATGACTGCAGTGGACTAGGTAGGTGCCGTAATTGCTGTGACATGGAAGACCAGATATAATTTTGGAAAGGGGAGAGAGCGGGAACAATAAGGAAAATAGGTTCTACAATCAGATCACGATACCGAGCGTATCGCTGTCACGGTTGCATTTACGAGGATAATAAGATCTGCGTGCCCGTTAAAACAAATGCCATCACAAATGCACACTGAGCCACAACCGAAAAGAGTCATCATGTTCATTATACCTTTGGTCCGTTCCTGCCACCAACATTTACCGATCAGACTTATACAGATgaaatacaaaaatgaaaaggAGACTTATTTGATCCAGGATACTTGAATATTCCTCATCGGTACGAAGAAAAACGTTATCGGcataattattcattgtttcaaactAAATTCTTGAATTTCACGGCCTTGAAAATTATCTTTTATTAACACTTTTCCTGCAGATTAGATATGTCAGGATGGTAAATGTGGTAATTGTGGTAAAAGATAATTTTCTGTTATAAATAGATGTGTACGCTTCATTAACCTATAATGAATTCTGCCTTTTATGTGACAATTATAATCAATAtcattcatttgaaatttaacacaggCTAGACCAACAGATTATTCGATGCAATTCCTGGAATCCGATAGGCATGTGTCATTCCATAAACACTGGATGTTGGATCCCATTAAAGTCTACAGAGAATGGTTCGAGCGAGAGGACAAAAAACTTGTCGAGAGTCACAGTACAAAAATCGAATTGTGatcttttttatgagaaaatatgGGGCTATTTGGATAGAACTGAGAATAAACCTGTTTTTTAttacattatttttttattatatgaaTTACCCTTACGATTTTCAATAAGACTCAAAGATCGTTCCATTCATCAATTATAAATGCCGCCCTTTCATGCAAGAGCTGTTGACCTAATTTGAATAGGAAGATACATTTTAACTCCGCATTATGCATTCATGTGATATTTGGGCAGAGTGAGTATTCTGTTCGATATAAAACAAATCAAAATGAAGATTTGTTCgtttataatatttattgtaTCAATAGTGACTCAAAGTAAATGCAAGTAAGTCTGAGCTCCTCTAGCTTATTTATTTtccttcgaaaaataaaaattctacaGGTTCTCTGGTGAAATAATGATGGATGAAATCCAAAAAGATCTACAGAAGCTCATAACAGACATTATGGTACATAATCTTCATCCATACAAATGTGTCACAATAATAAGTGACGACATGTATAGCTGGATTTTTGATAAGGCTtggtttcaaaaattcaaagcgtTTATATCATTCATAACCGTAAAAATTTATAACCACTTGAAGATACTGagaaaattcaagatgaaaagtTTTAGATATTTGTTGAAGAGTATGAAGATCTTTTGTCACCCCAAGATGAAATACAAGAATCTTTAGAAGAGGCTAATGAAGTTGGTTGCCAAATGTACATCATTTTACTAGCGAATGGTTTACAGTGTACGAGATTCCTAAGTTTTGGAGATAGGTAATAATAAGAAAGAGAAACAATGGGCGTCGCTATAATTTGGTAGTGAAATGCAAAACGAATATTTCCACAGACTGTCCTCTGACAGAATTAATCGAAAACATCTAAACCTATTATCCCATTCAAATCCAGTTGTGTCAAAACAAGGCTTCTGCAACCCCACTGAAATTTTGAATGGAGAAGATATATGTTATATCCCATGTAAAAGCTTTTCAAACCTGTAATTTCTTGAAAAATCGGATTGAATTTGGCTGAAATGCATATGCCTTTGAACGTGTTTGTTGGCTGTTGGATCATGCTATTATTTGCTCGAAATAAAACACTGGGCAAACCTGATAAATCAGAAAAATTACAAGGTAGATTAAATTCAATTCGAAAAGAACATCTTCCAGCTgaaaaattttgtgtaaacttatagttggggagcccagaGTGGAATTCGGGAGTTAcctactcgagcatgtcagatgaATATAAGAGATACTTTGGACCccgtagagtacctctaccaaaagtTAGACCAGTATATAGGGGAAATTGTCCCTAGATAATGTGTCCtaacagcctgtcagaatagtaaatgaaaaatgatcattgtacatactctagcgtgtcagattaagatatatgtgattaattacatgttgaaaattgaaaagtaggtatatattctcttaatctgacaatttaagcgtgacgaaaatgtgtgggggggtgttgcaaaaaaaaaacgtcgcAGGTACATTCTCGAACTCGTTGGCTTTctttcttaatttgaagctaatgattcaagaataacggaaaaaatataaactgacagtttcagccagccgaaacaataaaaattggccataaaggtaacaaaaaattttggaattatCTCCCCACCTGGGCTTCatattgttttcgcattcatcataaaagttgtagagcataacattttctacaaattttgtccgaagcaattttttctacgtttgaacgttttcgagatatatggcgatgaatgtacataagAGAGGGTTTCTACCTTGACCTTGGCCTTGCCCATTTGTGGCTGAGCTCCTCGCTCTTATCACTCtccagctcgaaaacggttgagggtatgaaaaattacttcagacaaaagttgtatagaattttattatttataactTTCATAacgaatacagaaacgatcggaggtacaggaagagagatatttcaaaaatatgccttgtttatcatcttcaaactgtcagatttaaGAAAAACCCctttgattagtgtcagattaataggtcaacacgtctgcaacaccgagaacatctgtatgaaaatctgacaagctcgagttttcattttcaaaggaacgctgtgaccttgcgtcacgtccgaattttCAGTTTCTTGAAGAGTAGCATCTTGTGGGCCCAATTAACATaccctccaaaaatctgacacgctcggaatttttttttaccatttcaactcttccgtacggccagccccaccacgcaaactgccTGATTAACATATGCATTCATTATCAGAGggcatatatcttaatctgacacgctcgagtatgtaaacttgacgattttttttacatctttgaaaacctttagacgctttccccaccgctgaaagtacaTACATCATAGAccttttttttctaccatcttttcttcaaaatctactaggtctccacgacgctcaagTAAATTCTCAATCATTACTTTTGAAAGGGAAAGATATTGAGGTAAGAAATTTAGTTATTGAAAACATACATGTTATAGTTAagcaaatattcaaaatgtcgGCAACCAACCCAAGCACGTTGCTGTAAGGAATGAAGGAATGGGCTGAAGCCCCTTTTAGAAAATATGCAGGCTCATGGTACAGGGTGGGTGTCGCGTAATTTGGACAATGAGAAAAAGATTTCTCGAAAAATATTCGTTGAAAACCTTCATAAAGTTATTTTAGAGCTCAGTACTAGCCAAGCGGTGCTTCTTCTGGACTTTTGTGTTTGATGTAAATATTTTCAACtgtttcattgaattttcaGATACCGGATGTTAGATACTAGAATGAAATTTATTCTTATTTATGATAGTAGACTGTTTGAAAGAGAATTTCATTATTTATGGAGAAGAATTGTCAATGTCGTCTTCATTCGGCAGTATGAAGGTACGCACAGAGATGCAGGCAAAAAAAATAATCCTTGGTTTGAACTTGTAACCGTTCCTTTTCCTTCTCCTATAAATTCCATCTTAGTACCAAAACGATTGGATATCtattccagaggaaaattcagaaAGGGTGAGATTGTACCATTCTGTCAATTTCCTGAAATGAACGCTGGAAATTTTAGGaattgatctgtttcgtgaGAAAACAGTAGATCTGAAAAATCAGACTCTCAAAATTGTTGCATTCAGTCACACACCTGGAACTAAAAAACACTGGATTAGTTCTGGTAACACAAATATAACCGATGAGGATTCAACAaccaaaaattattatttttctggtGCTGAGGTTGAGGTGAGGTGTAAAGAAATTCTACTCTGAATATGAAagtgaaacaaatattttatagaTTCTAAAGACGGTTTCCAGGGCTATGAATTTCAATTATGATATTTACGAACCAGAAAATGCTGACATCGAACTATGGGGGAGAAAGGGTGTGGAGACAAAGTACACTGGTATTATTGGAGAAATGATTTATACTCATGCAGATATAGCACTGGGTGATCTATATTATATTCCTTCGCTTCTTAATTTAATGGATTTGAGTATTCCATACAATACGGAGTGCCTAACATTTGTAACCCCAGAAGCACTCACGGACAACTCATGGAAAACTTTAATTCTACCATTTAGgtgaaatttgatgaaaatgaaaattgatccTTAAATATTCCCAATGGAATTTTTCAGTGGTTTCATGTGGTTGGGAGTTCTACTCTGCTTAGCTTTAAGCTCTCTATCGTTTTTTCTGATAGCTAAATTTCATTGTCGAATAAACCACTTGAAAGAGAAAAAGAGGAAGGAAAAAAATGATGCTGTTTACGTGAAGAAAAAGAAAGTTATTACTTTGTCAATGTTTCCGGAAGTTCAGAAACTGGACGATGATGCCaaatatattttgatgaaaGGACAATATAATAAACCTATCGAAGAGGGCCAACTTATGGGATTATATTTGTTCTCAGAGCCGTTCAACTGTCTGCTGTATACCTACAGTATGTTGTTACTGGTTTCGCTTCCCAAGTTACCCACCGGATGGTCCTTGAGAATATTAACCGGATGGTACTGGTTATATTCACTTTTAGTCGTGGTTGCCTATAGATCGAGTTTAACAGCAATTTTAGCAAGACCAGTTCCTAGGTATGTTTCAAAAAGCAATAGTTTTGTAGAGATAAAGAAGACAATATTGGATAATTTCCGGGCTTAATAAGCCCGGAAACCTTCTGAGCCATTTAAAGGAATCCCGATTATTTTGTAACGTCCCAATTCCTTGAATACGCTCCTGCCGCCGCTCGAAAACATCGCGAGGGCTCTCGGGGCTGCCGGAATATTCTCGAACAGGGGCGTATCGATATAAAAGATACGCAAGGCGGATCTGTCTTGAATTCCGAAGAGTTACAAAGTGCAGAAGTAGTGTGAATGAATAAATGTTATTTCTTGTACATAAATAGTAAATATAGTAGTTGTGTAAATAAATTAGGCCTTAACAAAAAGAATATCCCTCAAGCACATGCTAAGGCATAGGCAAAATGCCTTATCATGTTTCTAAAATACGTATTCGTGATTAATTACAGTTTAGATCTGATATGAGTTCAAATTGGACTGTAACGTGgtcacctcggagaaaacttatctcgagcgccagctattcttttcactaggaagaatagcaaacctaccagagtagctgctaatcggagacagagttcgctgttatctagggtggtagcgataacgaagtagtcaaaatcaaattatgtactagtttattcacaccttcggaaactgattatatgtacaacggagatatgtgtaggtgtgaaatatgagcgaatctatcagcaaacatacattcgggaaattctatccggtcacgagcactttataaagtttataccgggtacagtgaaaaatcaaaggttgttcaataaaatgcgccaaccagaactgacgaaatggatactaaggatgacctcgcgaagtgaaatgacttgctatacggtatcgggatgtaattaattgtatttctccaatgaaaagaaacacaaccagggcggatctattcgagacttttatccgctaccccaagggctataacgctcaattactgatagcgaagaaaaagtCTATTTTTAGctcaactacgggatttcactgacgacgagcggtatctcttattctctaccccaagggcttacgcgccatgactgatagaaaagaagagatttcggattcaacacttatgacgcggaacgcggacaggggggttgacgggactttcccttcagtaccccaagggcttacgcgccatgactgatagcgaagggaaaagtcagactcgcgaaacagggtaaagtacgatgaaatataacagaaagtaaccggtgtaggtctaattaagaaactgaacggtaaagatggggacctacctccttcatttcaggcactcgcggaaaacaaacgaaaactaaaaaattaattcctaagagcaaTTACACAATtaacgtcgaatcgcagaaaagtacggagcgtaagctaactaaagagactgaagtaaaagagcagaaatcaaaaagtaaaagagactgaagtaacagagaatcaaaagtcaaaagtgaccgtcgcgggggaaaatctgcttttataggcaaatccccccacacgctaaaaatctgaaaattccagaatgcgacaagaatgaaaaacgtcgtcagctccggttgatcgcatatcaacatcagaaaaacgtcgaaaacttcaacggcatgcaagaaaaacaacgttaaacacagataaacggttttttacatttactctgcctatcggaatgaatgtactgaatatttgagaattaaaaaatattttcaaaggcggaaatatgaaatgaaaggaatgcactaaaatgaactccaatttttctcagaaaacttgAGATCATTACAGGACATTTATCTCCCTCTTCATTAATTGTAGGTATCCTGATTTTGCTGAATTTGAAATGTTTTGTATACTCACATATCTTGCGACTCTTTTCATCGACTACGAAAATAaccattattcaattttttctctggAAAATGAATAATTGTCAAGAAATTATCTGAGAGAAAATCTCCTCTCTCAGTATAGTGATAACAGAAGTGAAAATGTCTCGACTCTCGTTTAGAAAAAGTTGGCGCTGCTCATGGGGAATCATCTTTTTTCACAACAAATTTTTGTAATTGTTTATTGATCTTCACAGAGTTACCATTGATACCCTACAAGAGCTCATCGATAGTAACCTAGCAACTGGAGGATGGGGAGAAATTAATATGGAATTCTTTCAAACCACTCTGGATCCCAGCATACGAGATATCGGAAAAACATTTGAAACAGTCAACAACTCAGATGAGGCTATCGACAGAGTAGCAAGTGGAAAGTTCGcgttttatgaaaatacctacTTCCTCAAGGAAGCTATTGTAAAAAGACAACTACGTTTTCAAGCAAATAGAATCAAATCcaattcaacaaatgatactAAAGCACTCAACAACATAGTGAGGGAAGATAGGAGTTTACATATCATGAATGACTGCATCATCAACATGCCCGTTTCAATAGGTTATTCTTTATAAATCACAACGATCTAAAAATGATAAGATTTCTTCCATAGGTCTTCAGAAAAATTCACCAATTAAACCAAGATTCGATAAGCATATAAGAAGAGTTTTGGAGGCAGGGTTAATAAAAAAATGGTTGGATGATGCAATGCAAAAAATATTGAATGTGGAAGTACAAACGGTAGAGGAAACTAAAGCGATTATGAGTATGAGAAAGTTTTCTGGAGCATTGGTGGTTCTTTTCATTGGGTATATATTGAGTGTTttgattttttcagttgaaattttatattttaatctTGTACTCAAAAGGAATCctaattataataaatattcaagaagcatCGTGAAAAAATCGGAGTAAATAATGTTCTTATCACTGAAATATTGCTATAGTTATTTAGATTACCTATTGAAAATGCATTTACAGTTCACAACGATTTCTTTCTTTCACTCACTTCACTGTATTTGATGGAAAGTATTAA
Above is a window of Coccinella septempunctata chromosome 5, icCocSept1.1, whole genome shotgun sequence DNA encoding:
- the LOC123313327 gene encoding uncharacterized protein LOC123313327, with amino-acid sequence MMDEIQKDLQKLITDIMVHNLHPYKCVTIISDDMYSWIFDKAWFQKFKAFISFITIFVEEYEDLLSPQDEIQESLEEANEVGCQMYIILLANGLQCTRFLSFGDRYRMLDTRMKFILIYDSRLFEREFHYLWRRIVNVVFIRQYEGTHRDAGKKNNPWFELVTVPFPSPINSILVPKRLDIYSRGKFRKGIDLFREKTVDLKNQTLKIVAFSHTPGTKKHWISSGNTNITDEDSTTKNYYFSGAEVEILKTVSRAMNFNYDIYEPENADIELWGRKGVETKYTGIIGEMIYTHADIALGDLYYIPSLLNLMDLSIPYNTECLTFVTPEALTDNSWKTLILPFSGFMWLGVLLCLALSSLSFFLIAKFHCRINHLKEKKRKEKNDAVYVKKKKVITLSMFPEVQKLDDDAKYILMKGQYNKPIEEGQLMGLYLFSEPFNCLLYTYSMLLLVSLPKLPTGWSLRILTGWYWLYSLLVVVAYRSSLTAILARPVPRVTIDTLQELIDSNLATGGWGEINMEFFQTTLDPSIRDIGKTFETVNNSDEAIDRVASGKFAFYENTYFLKEAIVKRQLRFQANRIKSNSTNDTKALNNIVREDRSLHIMNDCIINMPVSIGLQKNSPIKPRFDKHIRRVLEAGLIKKWLDDAMQKILNVEVQTVEETKAIMSMRKFSGALVVLFIGYILSVLIFSVEILYFNLVLKRNPNYNKYSRSIVKKSE
- the LOC123313325 gene encoding beta-1,3-glucosyltransferase isoform X1; translation: MRSIGLLLLINEFIFIKAGDTDIRFSFVILSQENDYHFGVAKNLKAQICDQALVLKEECPPIYFSHVDFPHVGDWTLVPILNKIYDVARNSSWLIILEERSMIRLDGLKKLLGNFDEKKELWIGHALEDENPTIIHHFLERKFKYPHMGAGVAISVALLKRLSDKISLASKLTDFNIDKSFELALFIWNELNKTSLIHNDAFCTSEKEFCVSFPRKFATCKEPIPLDSIYFIVKTCLKFHSDRVPVVLSTWAKYTKRLDFISDYEDSSIPTVSLGIPNTEGGHCGKTMAIMKYLNDKLENDYSIRWIVITDDDTILSVQRITELLSCYDPNDDVAVGERYGYGLYNSLGFNYITGGGGMVFSRTLLKKLSASCKCPSISAPDDMILGHCLADLGVKITHSHLFHQARPTDYSMQFLESDRHVSFHKHWMLDPIKVYREWFEREDKKLVESHSTKIEL
- the LOC123313325 gene encoding beta-1,3-glucosyltransferase isoform X2; this translates as MRSIGLLLLINEFIFIKGDTDIRFSFVILSQENDYHFGVAKNLKAQICDQALVLKEECPPIYFSHVDFPHVGDWTLVPILNKIYDVARNSSWLIILEERSMIRLDGLKKLLGNFDEKKELWIGHALEDENPTIIHHFLERKFKYPHMGAGVAISVALLKRLSDKISLASKLTDFNIDKSFELALFIWNELNKTSLIHNDAFCTSEKEFCVSFPRKFATCKEPIPLDSIYFIVKTCLKFHSDRVPVVLSTWAKYTKRLDFISDYEDSSIPTVSLGIPNTEGGHCGKTMAIMKYLNDKLENDYSIRWIVITDDDTILSVQRITELLSCYDPNDDVAVGERYGYGLYNSLGFNYITGGGGMVFSRTLLKKLSASCKCPSISAPDDMILGHCLADLGVKITHSHLFHQARPTDYSMQFLESDRHVSFHKHWMLDPIKVYREWFEREDKKLVESHSTKIEL